AGCCTGACGCGCCGCCATCCAGTTGACGTTGCCGCGCAGCGTGTTGATCTCGCCGTTATGCGCGATCATCCGGTAGGGATGCGCCAGCGACCAGGTCGGGAAGGTGTTGGTCGAGAAACGCTGATGCACGAGTGCGAGCGCGCTCTCGAAGTCCTTCTCCTGCAAATCGGGATAGTACTTGCCGACCTGGTCGGCGAGGAACATGCCCTTGTAGATCACAGTGCGGCAGGACAGCGAGCAGGGGTAATAGCCGGCGAGCCCGCGATCCCGACGTTGATAGATTGCCTGCGAGATCGACTTGCGCAGGATGTAGAGCCGGCGCTCGAATTCGTCCTCGGTCTTGGCGGCGCCGTTGCGGCCGATGAACACCTGCATGCAGGCGGGTTCGGTCGGCTTGACGGTCTCACCCAGCGAAGAATTGTCGGTCGGCACGTCGCGCCAACCGAGCAGCTTCAGGCCCTCGGCCTTGATCTGGTCGGCGATGATGCTCTTGATGACGTTGCGCCAGGCGGTGTCGCGCGGCATGAACAGCGCGCCGATCGCATATTCGCCCGGCGCCGGCAGCGTGAAGCCGAGCGCCTTGGTCTTGCGGGTGAAGAAGGCGTGCGGGATCTGTACCAGAATGCCCGCGCCGTCGCCGGCTCGCGGGTCTGCGCCGACCGCGCCACGGTGCTCGAGGTTGCAGAGGATGTTGAGCGCGTCCGAGACGATCTCGTGCGACTTCTTGCCTTTGATGTTGGCAATGAAGCCGACGCCGCAGGAATCCTTCTCCATGCTCAGGTCGTACAGACCTTCGGCGGGCGGACGGAATGTATGCTCGCGATCGGTCGTTTTCGAGGCGACCGTCGCCGACAGCTCTTCTGCCACGATGTTTGCGCGCTCGAATTGCGACCCGTTCATTGTTCCTGTCCTCTCCATGCGGCAAGCTGCCTCACCGCTATCTTCGGCGCACCTTGGGCGTTCCGCGGGCACCCTTCTGTCGGGCCACCGCTCGTCCGTTGCGAGCCGCATTTTCTTAAATTCAGGCCTAGGCGTTCCACGTCCCCGAGAACGGCTTTGGCCTGCATCTTCTTGGCGCTCGAGAGCGCCGCTTTTCGTTGCAATCCCTGTGCCGGGATCACAAGCAAAATTGAGACAGCTTTCCTGTCCTACCTGTCACCTTGCCAAACTTTTGTCTAGCACACAAGCACGCAAAAGTCCCGATTCCCAAGGTGTCAATCAGGCGCTTTCCCGCATTCAGGCCAGCCCGATTTGAGGCAAACGCGCCGCGATCCGGCCCTGAGGCCGTCGGAATCCCGAGGGAAGCTTCGGATCAGCCTTTCGAAAGGCGCGCCATGGCTGAACAAGCGAAAGAGCGCATGCCGTCCGGGGGCCTGACAGGAGCGTTTCGACCATGAAGTTGTTCACAGGATGGGTGGCTGCCGCTGCATGTGTGCTGGCGGTATCTGCTGCCGACGCGCAGGTGCTGGCGAACGGTGGGCTGCACGGGCCCGCCACCACCGTCTCGGATTTCGACGGGCCCTATGGTCCGCCGGAGGCGCCGCCGCCGCGCCCCCAGGCCTATGGATATGGCTACGGCTACGGGTATGAGCACGCCCCTGCGCCGGAGCTGCTGCCGGCAACCGAGGTCTACGCCGTGCTACGCGAAAACGGCTTTTCGCCGCTCGGCATCCCGCGCCTGCGTGGGCTCGTCTACACCATCGCGGTGATCGACCGCCGTGGCGACGACGGCCGGCTCGTGATCGACGCCCGTGACGGGCGGATCCTGCGCTTTGTGCCGGCCTTCAGCCCCGGTTTCGGCATGGGGCCGGCCTATGACGAAGGTGCGGTGGCCTCTTATGGGCCGCGAGGCGCGCTGCCGCCGCCGACCGTGATCCGCAGCACTGCACCGCGGCCGCCGGCTCCGATCCCGCACGTCGCACGCCGCACCGTTGCGATTCCGAAGGCGGCTCCGCCGCGCCGCGAGACGCCTGTGGTCGCCGCCAGCCCAGCAGCACCCGAGCCCGCGCCACAGCAGGCCCAAGCGCAGCAGGCGCAGACCACGCAGCAAGCTGCCGCTGTGCAGGCCATGCCCGCCGAGACGCCGCCGTCCGCTGCCCCCACCGTCGGAGAGGCCAAGCCCGCTCCAACGATTTTGCCGACGCGCGAGATGCCCGCGGCGCAGGGGCTGGAGTGAGCGCATCGGCGCGCGCCGCTCGTTGGACGCGACGGCGCGCACTCCACCCATAGCGTCCTGGGTTGGATGCGGGACGACGCTGGGGAGGACGGCAAGCGCAAACAAAAGAACGCCCCGGGGCACCGGGGCGTTCTCGTAACTTGGAAGTGGTGTGCGCGCTTTAAGCGGCGGCCTTCTCGCCCTCGATCACCTGCGCGGCCTGCGTGCTGGTGTTGATCGCGATCTGGCGCGGCTTCTTGGCCTCGGGAATCTCGCGCACGAGGTCGACATGGAGCAGGCCGTTCTCGAGCGAGGCATCCTTCACCTGCACGAAATCGGCAAGCTGGAAGGCGCGCTCGAAGGCGCGTGCGGCGATGCCGCGATAGAGCACTTCGGACTTGCTGTTCTCGTTGGCGACTTTCTCGCCCTTGATCGTCAGCGTGTTTTCCTTCGCGACGATGGAAAGCTCGTCCTTGGAGAAGCCGGACACCGCAACGGTGATGCGGTAGGCGTTCTCGCCGGTGCGCTCGATGTTGTAGGGGGGATAGCCGGGGCTGCCGTCCGACGTCGTCTGGTCGAGCAGACTGAAGAGACGGTCGAAGCCGACTGTGGAACGATAGAAAGGAGTAAGGTCGTAGGAACGCATGGTTAGTCCTCCATTGAGCGACTGATCTGGTAACCCGCCCGCCAATCGGGCCGGGCTTTAGTCTGTGTGCAGCCTCGTGCTCGGGTTCCCGAAGCACTGGTAGCGGCCTGCACGAAAATGATATGGGTGGGTCGAAACAGCGTTCAAGAGGGCGATAGCAGCGCCTTTTCGGCGCTCCCGCCCCTTGATTCCTGGCATTTCCTGCCCATGACGCTGGTCTCGATTCCCGCCAATCCCGTTCCCGAAAACGTCGTGAGCGGCACCATCAAGACGCCCGACGGTGCCGAGTTGCGCTTTGCGCGCTGGGCGCCGCCCGCGGGGCGTAAGGGCACGGTCTGCGTCTTCACCGGACGCAGCGAGCAGATCGAAAAATATTTCGAGACCGTGCGTGATCTGCGCGACCGCGGCTTTGCCGTCGCAATGATCGACTGGCGCGGGCAGGGTCATTCCTCGCGCCGCCTGCGCGATCCGCGCAAGGGCTATGTGCGCTCTTTCTCCGATTTCGAAATCGACGTCGAGACTTTCGTGCAGCAGGTGGTGCTGCCGGACTGTCCGCCGCCCTTCTTCGCGCTCGCCCATTCCATGGGCGGTGCCGTGATGCTCAGGATTGCGCATTCGGGCAAGCGCTGGTTCGACCGCATGGTACTGTCGGCGCCGATGATCGACCTGCCGGGCCGCGCCACCTCGTTTCCGTCACGGGCCCTGCTCAAGACCCTGCGATTGCTCGGGCAGGGCGGCAACTACATTCCGGGCGGCAACGATCGCATCACCGGCATGGATCCCTTCATCAACAATCCCCTGACCAGCGATCCGGTGCGCTATGCGCGCAATGCCGCGATCCTCGAGGAGGATCCGACGCTGGGCCTTGCCTCACCGACGATCGCCTGGGCCGACACCGCGTGCCGCGCGATGCACACCTTCAAGGGCATGTCCTATCCGTCCGAGATCCGCCAGCCGATCCTGATGCTGGCGGCCTCCAATGACACCATCGTTTCCACCGCCGCGATCGAGGAGTTCGCCTATCACTTGCGCGCCGGCTCCCACCTCGTGATCGCCGGTGCCAAGCACGAGATCCTCCAGGAGCAGGATCGCTACCGCGCGCAGTTCTGGGCAGCTTTCGATGCCTTCGTGCCGGGCACGCCGCTGTTCGGCTAGAGCGTTAGCCGATCAGATTGCAAATAGCCGGCGGCGGCGAAGTAGTTCCTAGACTCTGCGGGCGTGTAGGTGTCGACGATGCGCCCGATCGCATCCCAAAGGCCGCCGATGGTCCGTTCGGCGGCCTTTCGCAAGTGTGCTTTGAGCTTGGCGAAGGCGTTCTCAATCGGATTGAGGTCGGGGCTGTAGGGCGGGAGATAGAGGAGCGTGGCGCCGGCCGCCTCGATCATCTTGCGTATGCGTGGTCCTTTGTGGCTGGACAGGTTGTCCATGATGACGATGGCGTGTTCCGGCAGCTCGGGGACGAGCACTTTTTCGACATAGGTCTCAAAGGCGTCGCGGTTGATGGGGCCATCGAGCACCCATGGAGCGATGATGCCGTTCGTGGTGAGGGCGGCTACGCAGGTTGTCGTTTTCCAGTGACCGTGAGGAATGCTGGCCCGCAGGCGTTCACCGCGCCGGCAGCGGCCGTGTGTTCGCGCCATGTTGGTCGATGCCCAAGTCTCATCAATGAAGACGAGGCGATCCCGGTCGAGCTTGTCCTGGCTCTCGCGCCAAGCCTCGCGGTCCTTCAAAACGTCCGGACGGTTCTGCTCTGCGGCATGGGCAGTCTTTTTTTGCGCGTGATCTTGTGACGTTCGAAGAAGCGGCGGATCGTGCCATAGCCAAAGGATAGGCCTTGTTTGCTCAAGCTGTGCCGCAATTCCTCAATGGTGATATCGGGCGACGCCTCGAGCAAAGCTATGATCGCCGCCTGGTGAGCATCGATCCGGTGCGATTTGCGATCACCGCCTTGAGCCTTTGGCAGAGCATCGCCTTGCTCCCGCTCGCGCGTTCGCCAACGGCTTACGCTGGCCGGGCTCACTCCAAATCGCTCAGCAGCCTGCCGGCCTGAAACGCCGCTCTCAATACAGCTAAGAACACGTTCGCGAAGATCCATCGACAACGGTTTCGCCATGCTCGCCGGCCTCCGGTCCCGGCCAACAGCTTGAATCAGGAAACCGCTGATTTGGGAATCCCCAACGATTCAGTAAGATGGGCTACCGCTCTAAGAGGGCAGCGCACCTCCAGGCCAAACGAACCGCCTACAGTGTCTTCAGATACTCGAT
This genomic interval from Bradyrhizobium sp. CB82 contains the following:
- a CDS encoding Hsp20 family protein is translated as MRSYDLTPFYRSTVGFDRLFSLLDQTTSDGSPGYPPYNIERTGENAYRITVAVSGFSKDELSIVAKENTLTIKGEKVANENSKSEVLYRGIAARAFERAFQLADFVQVKDASLENGLLHVDLVREIPEAKKPRQIAINTSTQAAQVIEGEKAAA
- a CDS encoding alpha/beta hydrolase; protein product: MTLVSIPANPVPENVVSGTIKTPDGAELRFARWAPPAGRKGTVCVFTGRSEQIEKYFETVRDLRDRGFAVAMIDWRGQGHSSRRLRDPRKGYVRSFSDFEIDVETFVQQVVLPDCPPPFFALAHSMGGAVMLRIAHSGKRWFDRMVLSAPMIDLPGRATSFPSRALLKTLRLLGQGGNYIPGGNDRITGMDPFINNPLTSDPVRYARNAAILEEDPTLGLASPTIAWADTACRAMHTFKGMSYPSEIRQPILMLAASNDTIVSTAAIEEFAYHLRAGSHLVIAGAKHEILQEQDRYRAQFWAAFDAFVPGTPLFG
- a CDS encoding IS630 family transposase (programmed frameshift); this encodes MAKPLSMDLRERVLSCIESGVSGRQAAERFGVSPASVSRWRTREREQGDALPKAQGGDRKSHRIDAHQAAIIALLEASPDITIEELRHSLSKQGLSFGYGTIRRFFERHKITPQKKTAHAAEQNRPDVLKDREAWRESQDKLDRDRLVFIDETWASTNMARTHGRCRRGERLRASIPHGHWKTTTCVAALTTNGIIAPWVLDGPINRDAFETYVEKVLVPELPEHAIVIMDNLSSHKGPRIRKMIEAAGATLLYLPPYSPDLNPIENAFAKLKAHLRKAAERTIGGLWDAIGRIVDTYTPAESRNYFAAAGYLQSDRLTL